Proteins found in one Brachypodium distachyon strain Bd21 chromosome 5, Brachypodium_distachyon_v3.0, whole genome shotgun sequence genomic segment:
- the LOC100838052 gene encoding mitochondrial pyruvate carrier 4, whose translation MASSKLQAFWNHPAGPKTIHFWAPTFKWGISIANIADFAKPPEKISYPQQVAVACTGIVWSRYSMVITPKNWNLFSVNVAMAGTGLYQLSRKIRQDYFSEEKEAAASLEG comes from the exons ATGGCTTCTTCAAAGCTTCAAGCCTTTTGGAACCATCCTGCTGGCCCCAAAACAA TTCATTTCTGGGCTCCAACATTTAAATGGGGGATCAGCATAGCGAACATTGCCGACTTTGCTAAGCCCCCTGAAAAGATATCCTATCCTCAGCAAGTTG CTGTTGCTTGCACTGGAATTGTGTGGTCACGTTACAGCATGGTTATCACACCG AAAAACTGGAACCTTTTCAGTGTTAATGTTGCAATGGCCGGTACAGGCTTGTATCAACTTTCCCGGAAAATAAG GCAAGATTACTTTTCAGAAGAGAAGGAGGCTGCTGCATCACTGGAAGGATAA